A portion of the Candoia aspera isolate rCanAsp1 chromosome 18, rCanAsp1.hap2, whole genome shotgun sequence genome contains these proteins:
- the RNF223 gene encoding RING finger protein 223, translated as METATLLPSHLRRSTGWGSVMSCFTQVWHTDVPESPVSPLSPVLAAPHERPIPLSPIVITSPSTEDRPGVCSPVGSPVEGKTRLGSPTDRPTSPVECSICFNTYDNLFKTPKVLQCHHTFCLECLARLTAALPPNQVEDQLPCPFCRQLTDMPLDGAPGLQTSRDVLATLPPELQKEKTLWMEGTKLCCRQSSDPEHANACIAIDIAPRKPEVPETPTEGFLGRLSRCSMCDDWKRVLLLSVLIIILFCIILWPVQCLMKTGNLRCIHKFTLPRPNHAPYHLTTQAPALDVTRFVE; from the exons ATGGAGACAGCAACGCTCCTCCCTTCTCACCTTAGGAGAAGCACCGGCTGGG GTTCCGTCATGTCCTGTTTCACCCAAGTCTGGCACACGGATGTGCCAGAATCTCCTGTGTCTCCCCTGAGTCCCGTCCTGGCTGCCCCCCACGAGAGACCGATCCCGCTCAGCCCAATAGTCATCACCTCTCCCTCCACGGAAGACCGACCCGGGGTGTGTTCGCCCGTCGGCTCCCCGGTGGAGGGCAAGACCAGGCTGGGCTCCCCCACGGACAGGCCCACCTCGCCCGTCGAGTGCTCCATCTGCTTCAACACCTATGACAACCTCTTCAAGACGCCCAAGGTCCTCCAGTGCCATCACACCTTCTGCCTGGAGTGCCTGGCCCGGCTGACGGCCGCCCTGCCTCCCAACCAGGTGGAGGACCAGCTGCCCTGCCCCTTCTGCAGGCAGCTCACCGACATGCCGCTCGACGGAGCTCCCGGCCTCCAGACGAGCAGAGACGTGCTGGCGACGCTGCCGCCCGAGCTGCAGAAGGAGAAGACCCTTTGGATGGAAGGGACCAAGCTGTGCTGCCGGCAGTCCTCCGACCCGGAGCACGCCAATGCCTGCATCGCCATCGACATCGCCCCCAGAAAGCCCGAGGTGCCCGAGACCCCGACGGAAGGCTTCCTGGGGCGCCTCTCCCGCTGCTCCATGTGTGACGACTGGAAGCGTGTCCTCCTGCTCTCGGTGCTGATCATcatcctcttctgcatcatcctGTGGCCGGTCCAGTGCCTCATGAAGACGGGGAATTTGCGCTGCATCCACAAATTCACGCTCCCGCGGCCAAATCACGCGCCTTACCATCTCACCACCCAGGCCCCTGCGCTGGACGTCACCAGGTTCGTGGAGTGA
- the LOC134507011 gene encoding tyrosine-protein phosphatase non-receptor type 11-like, with protein MISRRWFHPNISGIEAEKLLLTRGIHGSFLARPSKSNPGDFTLSVRRNDEVTHIKIQNTGDYYDLYGGEKFATLAELVQYYTEQEGLLREKNSNIIELRFPLNCQDPTSERWYHGHLTGKEAERLLTDKAKPGSFLVRSSQSKPGDFVLSVLTNEDKADTGDRKPRVTHIMIRYQLDGKYDVGGGERFDTLADLVEHYKKNPMVEKSGAVVHLKQPFNATRIIAANIENRVKELNKMADHSEKAKQGFWEEFEMLQQQECKFLYPRKEGQRAENKAKNRYKNILPFDTTRVALRHVDPRVPSSDYINANYIKNTLEDGRSTQHSKVYIATQGCLQGTVDDFWAMIYQENTHIIVMTTKEVERGRNKCFHYWPDINCTKEFGNISVQNISERECQGYYIRDLQITRIDRDERPRKIKHFQYFSWPDHGVPNEPGGVLGFLDQVNKAHRSIPETGPIVVHCSAGIGRTGTIIVIDILVDTIHRQGLDCDIDIPKTIQMVRRQRSGMVQTEAQYKFVYMAVQQFIAMEQKMLEEEQRCLRKDTGYLNIRYLPMEKPRAKARPPSPQVQMGVADEETTSLYENLSVKATKVSGINSSGR; from the exons GAGGAACGACGAGGTGACCCACATCAAAATCCAGAACACCGGCGACTATTACGACCTCTACGGAGGGGAAAAATTTGCCACCTTGGCTGAGTTGGTTCAGTATTACACCGAACAGGAGGGCCTGCTGCGTGAGAAAAACAGCAATATAATAGAGCTGAGATTCCCTCTAAATTGCCAGGACCCCACCTCAGAAAG ATGGTATCACGGCCACCTGACCGGCAAGGAAGCTGAGAGGCTCCTCACAGACAAAGCAAAGCCGGGCAGCTTTTTAGTTCGTAGCAGCCAAAGCAAACCGGGTGACTTCGTGTTGTCCGTTTTGACGAACGAGGATAAAGCCGACACGGGGGACCGGAAGCCCCGCGTGACCCACATCATGATCCGCTACCAG CTGGACGGAAAGTACGACGTGGGCGGGGGAGAGCGATTTGACACCCTTGCCGACTTGGTGGAGcattacaaaaaaaaccccatggtGGAGAAGTCGGGGGCGGTGGTGCACTTGAAGCAG CCTTTCAACGCCACCCGGATCATCGCGGCCAACATCGAGAACCGGGTCAAGGAGCTGAACAAGATGGCAGACCACAGCGAGAAGGCGAAGCAAGGATTCTGGGAGGAATTTGAG ATGTTACAGCAGCAGGAATGCAAATTCCTGTAtcccaggaaggaaggacagCGGGCCGAGAACAAGGCGAAAAATCGCTACAAAAACATCCTTCCAT TTGATACAACCCGGGTGGCTCTCCGGCACGTAGACCCACGGGTCCCAAGTTCCGATTACATCAACGCCAATTATATTAAG AATACCCTCGAAGACGGCCGGAGCACCCAGCACAGCAAAGTTTACATCGCCACCCAGGGCTGTCTCCAAGGCACCGTGGACGACTTTTGGGCCATGATCTACCAGGAGAACACCCACATCATAGTCATGACCACCAAGGAAGTCGAGCGAGGCCGG aaCAAATGTTTTCACTACTGGCCAGATATAAATTGCACCAAGGAATTCGGCAACATCAGCGTGCAGAATATCAGTGAGCGGGAATGTCAGGGTTACTACATCCGGGATTTGCAGATTACGCGGATAGACAGG GATGAGCGGCCCAGAAAGATTAAGCACTTCCAGTATTTCAGCTGGCCCGATCACGGCGTCCCTAATGAGCCGGGGGGCGTCCTTGGTTTTTTGGACCAAGTCAACAAGGCACACAGGAGTATTCCAGAGACGGGACCAATTGTGGTGCACTGCAG TGCTGGGATTGGACGAACGGGCACAATCATAGTAATAGATATCCTGGTGGACACAATTCACAGGCAAG GCTTGGATTGCGACATCGACATCCCAAAGACGATTCAGATGGTGCGAAGGCAGAGGTCGGGCATGGTGCAAACGGAAGCTCAGTACAAATTTGTCTACATGGCTGTGCAGCAGTTCATCGCAATGGAGCAGAAGATGCTGGAAGAGGAACAG AGATGTCTAAGGAAGGACACGGGTTACTTAAATATCCGATACTTAccaatggaaaaaccccgggccaAAGCCCGCCCTCCTTCACCTCAGGTCCAGATGGG AGTTGCTGATGAGGAAACGACCTCCTTGTATGAAAATCTCAGTGTCAAAGCCACCAAGGTCTCGGGAATCAATAGCTCAGGAAGATAG